A single Salmo trutta chromosome 14, fSalTru1.1, whole genome shotgun sequence DNA region contains:
- the LOC115208559 gene encoding uncharacterized protein LOC115208559: MTEPKLMELEPFPSLASFTKFLPMKGGEPTEAILLERPTPPAQTNPEVVFDYFDQLTSSSVSNELPPWEAEEQMVREGPFKFSPVQREEEDWNRGISEGTEADESHLTREDWKVGNLSGDVVDRESHLPLTPTPPMVVTHQGMSWSWRDATETHTAHLGSDRSTHQSPVLNPKSSPRTPSAMRRNVDAQTTDTIPPTGSNIGSHTTEVDDQGEESGNKELLKMTLEKARNHTEVPHLPEDYLFEVAVEVNFLVAPEENWDHLVRSLLISVKSLINEQLEFVHIPKTLSSKRIKRLSAGVLYILWLHIGGGPEGVKVPRTLHPALQELLEMVVSPRGSSTHGVIVSVSTADVNECVTQLVLCDINAECVNRFGSYACRCHSGFEDMSRLGSGGTICVDTKAADTDRHNKSTITVDQHSPEQQHRNTGCTLTWSSGMIKGIYVACFLLSFLILLLLGTVGVLYHRHHRGAFLVRCRSSSLGSVPPIPPPDYKNDGNGNSSSRTNSELPPPLPPIRRPKEGWARPKEGWAHPKDCCPSVDLPLLRFSPLQPLDGYMEPGEGVKL, from the exons ATGACTGAACCAAAACTGATGGAACTGGAACCTTTTCCCTCTCTGGCAAGTTTCACCAAGTTTCTTCCCATGAAGGGGGGTGAACCTACGGAGGCCATTTTACTGGAGCGCCCCACCCCGCCAGCTCAGACCAACCCGGAGGTGGTGTTTGACTATTTTGACCAACTCACTTCCTCCTCTGTGTCCAATGAGCTTCCACCATGGGAAGCAGAGGAGCAAATGGTCAGAGAGGGGCCCTTCAAGTTTTCTCCTgttcagagagaggaggaagattgGAACAGAGGAATCTCAGAGGGGACTGAAGCAGACGAGAGCCACCTGACAAGGGAAGACTGGAAAGTGGGTAACTTGAGTGGAGATGTGGTGGACCGTGAGTCCCATCTGCCCTTGACTCCCACTCCCCCCATGGTGGTCACTCATCAGGGGATGTCATGGTCATGGAGGGATGCCACTGAGACCCACACAGCACACCTTGGAAGTGACCGCTCCACACACCAGTCCCCTGTTTTGAATCCCAAATCCTCGCCGCGCACCCCGTCTGCTATGCGAAGGAACGTGGATGCTCAAACTACAGATACCATCCCTCCTACAGGGTCTAACATCGGGTCGCACACAACAGAGGTGGATGACCAAGGTGAGGAGTCTGGCAATAAGGAATTGCTGAAAATGACTCTGG AGAAAGCCAGAAATCACACCGAAGTACCACACTTACCAGAAg ACTACCTATTTGAAGTGGCTGTTGAAGTCAACTTCCTTGTGGCGCCAGAGGAGAATTGGGACCATCTTGTGAGATCACTGTTGATCTCAGTGAAGTCTCTG ATTAATGAGCAGTTGGAATTTGTCCACATACCCAAAACCCTATCCTCCAAAAGAATAAAAAG GTTGAGTGCAGGAGTGCTTTACATCCTCTGGTTGCATATTGGGGGTGGGCCAGAAGGGGTGAAGGTTCCCAGGACCCTGCACCCGGCCCTGCAGGAGCTGTTAGAGATGGTGGTTAGCCCCAGGGGCAGCTCAACACACGGTGTCATCGTCTCTGTATCCACCGCTG ATGTGAATGAGTGTGTGACTCAGCTGGTGCTGTGTGACATCAACGCTGAGTGTGTGAACCGCTTTGGTTCCTACGCATGCCGATGCCACTCCGGGTTTGAGGACATGTCTAGGCTGGGCTCCGGTGGAACCATTTGCGTGGACACCAAGGCCGCTGATACGGACCGGCACAATAAGTCAACAATTACGGTGGATCAGCATAGTCCTGAGCAGCAGCACCGCAACACTG GCTGCACTTTGACGTGGTCCAGCGGGATGATCAAAGGCATCTACGTGGCGTGCTTCCTGCTCAGCTTCCTCATCCTGCTGCTCCTCGGTACCGTGGGCGTGCTGTACCACCGCCACCACCGGGGGGCGTTCCTGGTCCGCTGTCGGAGCAGCAGCCTCGGGAGcgtcccccccatcccccctcctGACTACAAAAACGACGGCAATGGCAACAGTTCCAGCCGCACCAACTCGGAGCTGCCCCCTCCGCTCCCACCCATACGGCGCCCTAAGGAGGGCTGGGCTCGCCCTAAAGAAGGCTGGGCTCACCCCAAGGACTGCTGCCCTTCGGTGGACCTGCCCCTGCTACGCTTCAGCCCCCTGCAGCCTCTTGATGGGTACATGGAGCCAGGGGAGGGTGTCAAGCTTTGA